The following are encoded together in the Bombus affinis isolate iyBomAffi1 chromosome 6, iyBomAffi1.2, whole genome shotgun sequence genome:
- the LOC126917458 gene encoding THO complex subunit 1 isoform X4 yields MAMFEVLRKEYSDYLQQCFKLSDIQIFQKKCVERCTNDSDRKAAIDQALRDTLLVILSENVSSNVPLLETYITFCIELCRKDLATASMPVMLLGDIFDSMTLDRCEQLFTFVENNVVVWKEDLFFSACKNNLLRMCNDLLRRLSRSQQTVFCGRILLFLAKFFPFSERSGLNIVSEFNLENHTEFGSEKSEGDDLEQITKDDDKSDTKVPIDYNLYRKFWALQDFFRNPNQLYLKMHWKIFSTHASSVLSAFSSFKLEEQRNYPSTCVKVESSMEGSHKETPYFAKYLTNQKLLELQLSDSNFRRYVLLQFLILFQYLNSTVKFKAFLASGYETSETHELKPDQVEWVKGTTEQVYALLTETPPDGPTFAETVKNILKREEHWNAWKNEGCPPFKRPTPDSSADIEESKKPKRPRRKIGDVIRDAQAVGKYHMGNPELTKLWNLCPNNLEACKSKERDFLPSLETYFEEAIMQLDPNAMVEDEYKKVNDGNFGWRALRLLARRSPHFFVHGNYPINKLPEYLETMIKKIAKDRP; encoded by the exons ATGGCCATGTTCGAAGTTTTAAGAAAAGAATATAGT GATTATTTGCAACAATGTTTTAAGCTGTCAgatatacaaatatttcaaaagaAATGTGTCGAACGATGTACAAATGATAGTGATAGAAAAGCTGCAATTGATCAAGCATTAAGGGATACTCTTCTTGTAATATTATCTGAAAACGTATCAAGTAATGTGCCTCTACTTGAGACCTATATTACATTCTGCATTGAATTATGCAGAAAAGACTTAGCAACTGCAAGTATGCCAGTGATGCTACTTGGTGATATATTTGATTCTATGACACTCGACAGATGCGAACAGTTGTTTACTTTTGTTGAGAACAATGTGGTTGTGTGGAAGGAAGATTTATTCTTTAGTGCTTGTAAAAACAATTTGTTAAGGATGTGCAATGACTTACTTAGAAGGTTATCGAGATCACAACAAACTGTATTTTGTGGAAGAATTCTTTTATTTCTGGCTaagttttttcctttttctgaGAGGTCTGGTCTTAATATTGTTAGTGAATTTAATTTGGAGAACCATACAGAATTTGGCTCTGAAAAATCAGAGGGAGACGATTTGGAACAAATAACTAAGGATGATGATAAATCAGACACTAAAGTACCAAttgattataatttatatagaaaatttTGGGCACTCCAAGATTTTTTCAGAAATCCCAATCAGTTATACCTAAAAATGCACTGGAAGATATTTTCAACA cATGCTTCAAGTGTACTGTCAGCATTTTCATCTTTTAAATTGGAAGAACAACGTAATTATCCTTCAACATGTGTTAAAGTTGAATCTTCCATGGAGGGATCTCATAAGGAAACCCCTTACTTCgcaaaatatttaacaaatcaAAAATTGTTGGAGCTACAATTATCTGATTCAAATTTCAGACGATATGTATTGCTGCAATTTCTCATTCTTTTCCAATATCTTAATAGCACTGTTAAATTTAAAGC CTTCCTTGCCAGTGGCTATGAGACAAG tGAAACACATGAACTAAAACCTGACCAAGTAGAATGGGTAAAAGGAACCACAGAGCAAGTATATGCCTTACTGACAGAAACACCTCCCGATGGTCCAACATTTGCAGAAACtgttaaaaatatattgaaacgcGAAGAGCACTGGAATGCTTGGAAAAATGAAGGATGCCCACCATTTAAAAGACCAACTCCAGATTCTAGTGCCGACATAGAGGAATCAAAAAAGCCAAAGAGACCAAGGCGTAAAATTGGAGATGTCATTAGAGACGCTCAAGCAGTAGGAAAATATCATATGGGAAA CCCAGAACTCACGAAATTATGGAACTTATGTCCCAATAATCTTGAAGCATGTAAATCTAAAGAAAGAGACTTCCTTCCATCTTTAGAGACATATTTTGAAGAAGCTATCATGCAATTAGATCCTAATGCAATGGTAGAAGATGAATACAA AAAAGTAAATGATGGGAATTTTGGCTGGCGAGCATTGAGATTATTAGCTAGACGTAGTCCTCATTTTTTTGTCCATGGGAATTATCCTATTAATAAATTACCTGAATATCTCGAAACAATGATTAAAAAAATCGCTAAAGATCGGCCA TGA
- the LOC126917458 gene encoding THO complex subunit 1 isoform X1, whose product MAMFEVLRKEYSDYLQQCFKLSDIQIFQKKCVERCTNDSDRKAAIDQALRDTLLVILSENVSSNVPLLETYITFCIELCRKDLATASMPVMLLGDIFDSMTLDRCEQLFTFVENNVVVWKEDLFFSACKNNLLRMCNDLLRRLSRSQQTVFCGRILLFLAKFFPFSERSGLNIVSEFNLENHTEFGSEKSEGDDLEQITKDDDKSDTKVPIDYNLYRKFWALQDFFRNPNQLYLKMHWKIFSTHASSVLSAFSSFKLEEQRNYPSTCVKVESSMEGSHKETPYFAKYLTNQKLLELQLSDSNFRRYVLLQFLILFQYLNSTVKFKAFLASGYETSETHELKPDQVEWVKGTTEQVYALLTETPPDGPTFAETVKNILKREEHWNAWKNEGCPPFKRPTPDSSADIEESKKPKRPRRKIGDVIRDAQAVGKYHMGNPELTKLWNLCPNNLEACKSKERDFLPSLETYFEEAIMQLDPNAMVEDEYKKVNDGNFGWRALRLLARRSPHFFVHGNYPINKLPEYLETMIKKIAKDRPQTQSDIKLETEETPPPEANDQEFNEDVLKQESEQVEAENTDTKGRKLTKVTPDMVAKLSEILKNDWKKLATKFGYTSEEITFFQGKPTPYEQCKNMLEIWAEEDVDASMENLAYILEGLKFTEALAVLKS is encoded by the exons ATGGCCATGTTCGAAGTTTTAAGAAAAGAATATAGT GATTATTTGCAACAATGTTTTAAGCTGTCAgatatacaaatatttcaaaagaAATGTGTCGAACGATGTACAAATGATAGTGATAGAAAAGCTGCAATTGATCAAGCATTAAGGGATACTCTTCTTGTAATATTATCTGAAAACGTATCAAGTAATGTGCCTCTACTTGAGACCTATATTACATTCTGCATTGAATTATGCAGAAAAGACTTAGCAACTGCAAGTATGCCAGTGATGCTACTTGGTGATATATTTGATTCTATGACACTCGACAGATGCGAACAGTTGTTTACTTTTGTTGAGAACAATGTGGTTGTGTGGAAGGAAGATTTATTCTTTAGTGCTTGTAAAAACAATTTGTTAAGGATGTGCAATGACTTACTTAGAAGGTTATCGAGATCACAACAAACTGTATTTTGTGGAAGAATTCTTTTATTTCTGGCTaagttttttcctttttctgaGAGGTCTGGTCTTAATATTGTTAGTGAATTTAATTTGGAGAACCATACAGAATTTGGCTCTGAAAAATCAGAGGGAGACGATTTGGAACAAATAACTAAGGATGATGATAAATCAGACACTAAAGTACCAAttgattataatttatatagaaaatttTGGGCACTCCAAGATTTTTTCAGAAATCCCAATCAGTTATACCTAAAAATGCACTGGAAGATATTTTCAACA cATGCTTCAAGTGTACTGTCAGCATTTTCATCTTTTAAATTGGAAGAACAACGTAATTATCCTTCAACATGTGTTAAAGTTGAATCTTCCATGGAGGGATCTCATAAGGAAACCCCTTACTTCgcaaaatatttaacaaatcaAAAATTGTTGGAGCTACAATTATCTGATTCAAATTTCAGACGATATGTATTGCTGCAATTTCTCATTCTTTTCCAATATCTTAATAGCACTGTTAAATTTAAAGC CTTCCTTGCCAGTGGCTATGAGACAAG tGAAACACATGAACTAAAACCTGACCAAGTAGAATGGGTAAAAGGAACCACAGAGCAAGTATATGCCTTACTGACAGAAACACCTCCCGATGGTCCAACATTTGCAGAAACtgttaaaaatatattgaaacgcGAAGAGCACTGGAATGCTTGGAAAAATGAAGGATGCCCACCATTTAAAAGACCAACTCCAGATTCTAGTGCCGACATAGAGGAATCAAAAAAGCCAAAGAGACCAAGGCGTAAAATTGGAGATGTCATTAGAGACGCTCAAGCAGTAGGAAAATATCATATGGGAAA CCCAGAACTCACGAAATTATGGAACTTATGTCCCAATAATCTTGAAGCATGTAAATCTAAAGAAAGAGACTTCCTTCCATCTTTAGAGACATATTTTGAAGAAGCTATCATGCAATTAGATCCTAATGCAATGGTAGAAGATGAATACAA AAAAGTAAATGATGGGAATTTTGGCTGGCGAGCATTGAGATTATTAGCTAGACGTAGTCCTCATTTTTTTGTCCATGGGAATTATCCTATTAATAAATTACCTGAATATCTCGAAACAATGATTAAAAAAATCGCTAAAGATCGGCCA CAGACACAGTCGgatataaaattagaaacagAGGAGACTCCACCTCCAGAAGCGAACGATCAAGAATTTAACGAAGATGTTCTCAAGCAAGAGAGTGAACAAGTTGAAGCCGAAAATACGGATACGAAAGGACGAAAATTAACGAAAGTGACGCCTGACATGGTGGCGAAATTATCAGAAATTCTGAAAAACGATTGGAAAAAGTTAGCAACCAAGTTTGGCTACACGAGTGAAGAG attacattttttcaaggGAAACCAACGCCGTATGAGCAATGTAAAAATATGTTGGAAATTTGGGCGGAAGAAGATGTAGATGCTTCGATGGAAAATTTAGCATATATTTTAGAAGGTTTAAAATTCACGGAAGCGCTAGCTGTTTTAAAATCCTAA
- the LOC126917458 gene encoding THO complex subunit 1 isoform X2: protein MAMFEVLRKEYSDYLQQCFKLSDIQIFQKKCVERCTNDSDRKAAIDQALRDTLLVILSENVSSNVPLLETYITFCIELCRKDLATASMPVMLLGDIFDSMTLDRCEQLFTFVENNVVVWKEDLFFSACKNNLLRMCNDLLRRLSRSQQTVFCGRILLFLAKFFPFSERSGLNIVSEFNLENHTEFGSEKSEGDDLEQITKDDDKSDTKVPIDYNLYRKFWALQDFFRNPNQLYLKMHWKIFSTHASSVLSAFSSFKLEEQRNYPSTCVKVESSMEGSHKETPYFAKYLTNQKLLELQLSDSNFRRYVLLQFLILFQYLNSTVKFKAETHELKPDQVEWVKGTTEQVYALLTETPPDGPTFAETVKNILKREEHWNAWKNEGCPPFKRPTPDSSADIEESKKPKRPRRKIGDVIRDAQAVGKYHMGNPELTKLWNLCPNNLEACKSKERDFLPSLETYFEEAIMQLDPNAMVEDEYKKVNDGNFGWRALRLLARRSPHFFVHGNYPINKLPEYLETMIKKIAKDRPTQSDIKLETEETPPPEANDQEFNEDVLKQESEQVEAENTDTKGRKLTKVTPDMVAKLSEILKNDWKKLATKFGYTSEEITFFQGKPTPYEQCKNMLEIWAEEDVDASMENLAYILEGLKFTEALAVLKS, encoded by the exons ATGGCCATGTTCGAAGTTTTAAGAAAAGAATATAGT GATTATTTGCAACAATGTTTTAAGCTGTCAgatatacaaatatttcaaaagaAATGTGTCGAACGATGTACAAATGATAGTGATAGAAAAGCTGCAATTGATCAAGCATTAAGGGATACTCTTCTTGTAATATTATCTGAAAACGTATCAAGTAATGTGCCTCTACTTGAGACCTATATTACATTCTGCATTGAATTATGCAGAAAAGACTTAGCAACTGCAAGTATGCCAGTGATGCTACTTGGTGATATATTTGATTCTATGACACTCGACAGATGCGAACAGTTGTTTACTTTTGTTGAGAACAATGTGGTTGTGTGGAAGGAAGATTTATTCTTTAGTGCTTGTAAAAACAATTTGTTAAGGATGTGCAATGACTTACTTAGAAGGTTATCGAGATCACAACAAACTGTATTTTGTGGAAGAATTCTTTTATTTCTGGCTaagttttttcctttttctgaGAGGTCTGGTCTTAATATTGTTAGTGAATTTAATTTGGAGAACCATACAGAATTTGGCTCTGAAAAATCAGAGGGAGACGATTTGGAACAAATAACTAAGGATGATGATAAATCAGACACTAAAGTACCAAttgattataatttatatagaaaatttTGGGCACTCCAAGATTTTTTCAGAAATCCCAATCAGTTATACCTAAAAATGCACTGGAAGATATTTTCAACA cATGCTTCAAGTGTACTGTCAGCATTTTCATCTTTTAAATTGGAAGAACAACGTAATTATCCTTCAACATGTGTTAAAGTTGAATCTTCCATGGAGGGATCTCATAAGGAAACCCCTTACTTCgcaaaatatttaacaaatcaAAAATTGTTGGAGCTACAATTATCTGATTCAAATTTCAGACGATATGTATTGCTGCAATTTCTCATTCTTTTCCAATATCTTAATAGCACTGTTAAATTTAAAGC tGAAACACATGAACTAAAACCTGACCAAGTAGAATGGGTAAAAGGAACCACAGAGCAAGTATATGCCTTACTGACAGAAACACCTCCCGATGGTCCAACATTTGCAGAAACtgttaaaaatatattgaaacgcGAAGAGCACTGGAATGCTTGGAAAAATGAAGGATGCCCACCATTTAAAAGACCAACTCCAGATTCTAGTGCCGACATAGAGGAATCAAAAAAGCCAAAGAGACCAAGGCGTAAAATTGGAGATGTCATTAGAGACGCTCAAGCAGTAGGAAAATATCATATGGGAAA CCCAGAACTCACGAAATTATGGAACTTATGTCCCAATAATCTTGAAGCATGTAAATCTAAAGAAAGAGACTTCCTTCCATCTTTAGAGACATATTTTGAAGAAGCTATCATGCAATTAGATCCTAATGCAATGGTAGAAGATGAATACAA AAAAGTAAATGATGGGAATTTTGGCTGGCGAGCATTGAGATTATTAGCTAGACGTAGTCCTCATTTTTTTGTCCATGGGAATTATCCTATTAATAAATTACCTGAATATCTCGAAACAATGATTAAAAAAATCGCTAAAGATCGGCCA ACACAGTCGgatataaaattagaaacagAGGAGACTCCACCTCCAGAAGCGAACGATCAAGAATTTAACGAAGATGTTCTCAAGCAAGAGAGTGAACAAGTTGAAGCCGAAAATACGGATACGAAAGGACGAAAATTAACGAAAGTGACGCCTGACATGGTGGCGAAATTATCAGAAATTCTGAAAAACGATTGGAAAAAGTTAGCAACCAAGTTTGGCTACACGAGTGAAGAG attacattttttcaaggGAAACCAACGCCGTATGAGCAATGTAAAAATATGTTGGAAATTTGGGCGGAAGAAGATGTAGATGCTTCGATGGAAAATTTAGCATATATTTTAGAAGGTTTAAAATTCACGGAAGCGCTAGCTGTTTTAAAATCCTAA
- the LOC126917458 gene encoding THO complex subunit 1 isoform X3: MAMFEVLRKEYSDYLQQCFKLSDIQIFQKKCVERCTNDSDRKAAIDQALRDTLLVILSENVSSNVPLLETYITFCIELCRKDLATASMPVMLLGDIFDSMTLDRCEQLFTFVENNVVVWKEDLFFSACKNNLLRMCNDLLRRLSRSQQTVFCGRILLFLAKFFPFSERSGLNIVSEFNLENHTEFGSEKSEGDDLEQITKDDDKSDTKVPIDYNLYRKFWALQDFFRNPNQLYLKMHWKIFSTHASSVLSAFSSFKLEEQRNYPSTCVKVESSMEGSHKETPYFAKYLTNQKLLELQLSDSNFRRYVLLQFLILFQYLNSTVKFKAFLASGYETSETHELKPDQVEWVKGTTEQVYALLTETPPDGPTFAETVKNILKREEHWNAWKNEGCPPFKRPTPDSSADIEESKKPKRPRRKIGDVIRDAQAVGKYHMGNPELTKLWNLCPNNLEACKSKERDFLPSLETYFEEAIMQLDPNAMVEDEYKKVNDGNFGWRALRLLARRSPHFFVHGNYPINKLPEYLETMIKKIAKDRPI, encoded by the exons ATGGCCATGTTCGAAGTTTTAAGAAAAGAATATAGT GATTATTTGCAACAATGTTTTAAGCTGTCAgatatacaaatatttcaaaagaAATGTGTCGAACGATGTACAAATGATAGTGATAGAAAAGCTGCAATTGATCAAGCATTAAGGGATACTCTTCTTGTAATATTATCTGAAAACGTATCAAGTAATGTGCCTCTACTTGAGACCTATATTACATTCTGCATTGAATTATGCAGAAAAGACTTAGCAACTGCAAGTATGCCAGTGATGCTACTTGGTGATATATTTGATTCTATGACACTCGACAGATGCGAACAGTTGTTTACTTTTGTTGAGAACAATGTGGTTGTGTGGAAGGAAGATTTATTCTTTAGTGCTTGTAAAAACAATTTGTTAAGGATGTGCAATGACTTACTTAGAAGGTTATCGAGATCACAACAAACTGTATTTTGTGGAAGAATTCTTTTATTTCTGGCTaagttttttcctttttctgaGAGGTCTGGTCTTAATATTGTTAGTGAATTTAATTTGGAGAACCATACAGAATTTGGCTCTGAAAAATCAGAGGGAGACGATTTGGAACAAATAACTAAGGATGATGATAAATCAGACACTAAAGTACCAAttgattataatttatatagaaaatttTGGGCACTCCAAGATTTTTTCAGAAATCCCAATCAGTTATACCTAAAAATGCACTGGAAGATATTTTCAACA cATGCTTCAAGTGTACTGTCAGCATTTTCATCTTTTAAATTGGAAGAACAACGTAATTATCCTTCAACATGTGTTAAAGTTGAATCTTCCATGGAGGGATCTCATAAGGAAACCCCTTACTTCgcaaaatatttaacaaatcaAAAATTGTTGGAGCTACAATTATCTGATTCAAATTTCAGACGATATGTATTGCTGCAATTTCTCATTCTTTTCCAATATCTTAATAGCACTGTTAAATTTAAAGC CTTCCTTGCCAGTGGCTATGAGACAAG tGAAACACATGAACTAAAACCTGACCAAGTAGAATGGGTAAAAGGAACCACAGAGCAAGTATATGCCTTACTGACAGAAACACCTCCCGATGGTCCAACATTTGCAGAAACtgttaaaaatatattgaaacgcGAAGAGCACTGGAATGCTTGGAAAAATGAAGGATGCCCACCATTTAAAAGACCAACTCCAGATTCTAGTGCCGACATAGAGGAATCAAAAAAGCCAAAGAGACCAAGGCGTAAAATTGGAGATGTCATTAGAGACGCTCAAGCAGTAGGAAAATATCATATGGGAAA CCCAGAACTCACGAAATTATGGAACTTATGTCCCAATAATCTTGAAGCATGTAAATCTAAAGAAAGAGACTTCCTTCCATCTTTAGAGACATATTTTGAAGAAGCTATCATGCAATTAGATCCTAATGCAATGGTAGAAGATGAATACAA AAAAGTAAATGATGGGAATTTTGGCTGGCGAGCATTGAGATTATTAGCTAGACGTAGTCCTCATTTTTTTGTCCATGGGAATTATCCTATTAATAAATTACCTGAATATCTCGAAACAATGATTAAAAAAATCGCTAAAGATCGGCCA ATTTAA